CTGGAGAATCCCGTCGTCTTAATAAAAAAGAAATCAGCCAACTACACACCATGGCTGTAACCAAGAAATAATGAAACGAATCTTAATAGCGCCAGTACGCTTTTACCAACGTTTTATCTCGCCAGCCTTTCCGCCCTCATGCCGCTTTGAGCCGACTTGTTCCAACTACATGATTCAGGCTATTGAAAAACATGGCTTCAAGGGTGTTCTGATGGGCTTGGCTCGAATTTTACGTTGTCATCCCTGGTCGCCAATAGGAAAAGACCCCGTCCCAGACCACTTTTCCCTCAAACGAAATCATAAACAAAAAGAATCAGCCTGATTCTTTTTTGTATACTCTAGAAAGGAAGTTGGAAGATTAAGATTTCCCACTATCCTTCTCCTATAAAAAGTGGTAAAATGGAGGACAGAAAGAAGGAACTGATATGACAACATTATTTTCAAAAATCAAAGAAGTAACAGAGCTTGCTGCAATCTCAGGTCATGAAGCGCCTGTCCGGACTTATCTTCGTGAAAAGTTGACACCACACGTGGATGAAGTGGTGACAGATGGCTTGGGTGGTATTTTCGGTATCAAGCATTCAGAAGCTGCGGATGCACCACGCGTCTTAGTCGCTTCTCACATGGACGAAGTTGGTTTTATGGTCAGCGAGATTAAGCCAGATGGAACCTTCCGTGTGGTTGAAATCGGTGGCTGGAACCCTATGGTGGTCAGCAGTCAACGCTTTAAACTCTTTACTCGTGACGGTCGTGAAATTCCCGTGATCTCAGGTTCTGTTCCTCCACATTTGACACGTGGAACAGGTGGGCCAACCATGCCAGCTATTTCAGATATCATTTTTGATGGTGGTTTTGCGGACAAGGCTGAGGCAGAAAGCTTTGGTATCCGTCCAGGTGACACCATTGTCCCTGATAGCTCTGCTATCTTGACAGCCAATGAAAAAAATATCATCTCAAAAGCTTGGGACAATCGCTACGGTGTCCTCATGGTAAGCGAGCTA
This genomic stretch from Streptococcus sp. 1643 harbors:
- the yidD gene encoding membrane protein insertion efficiency factor YidD, coding for MKRILIAPVRFYQRFISPAFPPSCRFEPTCSNYMIQAIEKHGFKGVLMGLARILRCHPWSPIGKDPVPDHFSLKRNHKQKESA
- the pepA gene encoding glutamyl aminopeptidase, translating into MTTLFSKIKEVTELAAISGHEAPVRTYLREKLTPHVDEVVTDGLGGIFGIKHSEAADAPRVLVASHMDEVGFMVSEIKPDGTFRVVEIGGWNPMVVSSQRFKLFTRDGREIPVISGSVPPHLTRGTGGPTMPAISDIIFDGGFADKAEAESFGIRPGDTIVPDSSAILTANEKNIISKAWDNRYGVLMVSELAEALSGQKLGNELYLGSNVQEEVGLRGAHTSTTKFDPEVFLAVDCSPAGDVYGGQGKIGDGTLIRFYDPGHLLLPGMKDFLLTTAEEAGIKYQYYCGKGGTDAGAAHLKNGGVPSTTIGVCARYIHSHQTLYAMDDFLEAQAFLQALVKKLDRSTVDLIKNY